A genomic segment from Nicotiana sylvestris chromosome 1, ASM39365v2, whole genome shotgun sequence encodes:
- the LOC104231465 gene encoding uncharacterized protein — translation MDDRGMSDLSFIGNPFTWCNGSRGRKRISTRLDKSDYNSLIESIWNKEVQGNDKWILQQKLKAIARGLSKWSKESIGDVFTSVKQTELEMCRLEQEYETNNDDANRQNLYKAQAEYTRWLNMQESILKQKSRIKSAEEGDSNSKYFHNVIKEKIRRAHIYRIKDNQGTWIEGNEATTSAAIDHFSNLFTHTQSDNNLSILECIEPMVTE, via the exons ATGGATGATCGTGGAATGTCAGATCTTAGCTTTATAGGGAATCCTTTTACATGGTGCAATGGCAGCAGGGGGAGGAAAAGAATCAGTACAAGACTGGATAAG AGCGACTACAACTCCTTAATTGAAAGCATCTGGAACAAAGAGGTCCAGGGAAACGACAAATGGATCCTTCAACAGAAATTGAAAGCTATAGCCAGGGGCCTTAGCAAATGGTCCAAAGAGTCTATTGGAGATGTATTCACTTCAGTCAAACAAACAGAGCTAGAAATGTGTAGGTTAGAGCAGGAATATGAGACTAATAACGACGATGCCAATAGACAGAACCTATACAAAGCCCAAGCAGAATATACTAGATGGCTAAATATGCAAGAATCCATTCTCAAGCAAAAATCCAGAATCAAATCGGCCGAAGAAGGTGACTCTAACTCCAAATATTTTCATAATGTGATTAAAGAGAAAATAAGGAGAGCACATATCTACAGAATTAAAGATAATCAAGGAACATGGATTGAGGGAAATGAAGCTACTACAAGTGCTGCTATTGATCATTTTAGCAATCTGTTCACTCACACCCAAAGTGACAATAATCTGTCCATTCTGGAGTGCATTGAACCGATGGTCACAGAGTAA